Part of the Pieris napi chromosome 6, ilPieNapi1.2, whole genome shotgun sequence genome, CTTAAGACaggattttcttttttttcgcCATATAATTGTAACGCTTCACTTATTCGACACACCAGAACTGCTCACGGATTTAGTGTTTGCATTTGCCGTTGACGTGGATGTTGTAGTCGAAATCACAAGACATGAAGaaagaaattgtttttaattaattctgtaATATTCACACAAATAGATAAAATTTGTGTGCCGCTTACATCCTCAATTTATAGTTGTACGCaagttttctattaaatttcctcctaatattgttttttttttacttaatattttttttattttggtttcaGATCTATACAAAATTTGAAGTGgggatataataataatattctactttttattcattaaaagtGACGATTTCATCAACAaaccatttatattatatgtaatcaaTATATGtgccatttttaataattttctagtTTACGACTTTTATGcgataagaataataaataaggcaTTTTATGTTCTTCAAACATGACTGCCCAgttgattatattttctattttgttCTTATGTATAAAAGAGGTAAGTAAAAATCCCTAAAGAAGTAGGTACTTACTATTAGTTTTCAATatacctaaatatatttttgcatttcTAAAGAGAGCACATATTGAAGAATATTCAcgtaattattaacttaataatcaaaactttaaaatgGTTTTGttaacgttaaattgtaagcagttcgttgaggttcacaatctttcgacagtttataatctcgcgagatagattacaatctaacggtgtttacaattttacggtgacagtTTCTCCACTTAACAATCTATAGAAGTAAAATCAGTATTGCCACAGTTTGAACCGTGAATTTTCCCAGGACGCAACAAGTCAATTTCAAAGCCTTGACAAAAAGTTTCATTTGGTATCTGAATCGTATCATATGgccaaaactttatttatacaagGAAGAAATAATTACGATCAGCTAAAAGAGAGATCATTAAATACCACGAATATGTTCCTTGACTTAGTTGAAATGTTAAACGATTTAATGGCAAAAGAATTAAGAAGTGCCGTTGtcaaattttataaagtaaaatttttacacGATTTCTCAaactatattatacatatggAAGAGGTTGGTATCAATAAAAAAGCTAAATAAGTTTAACTGTaaagaacattaaataattcattagaTTTTGATCATGTTAGATAATTGATATAGTGGATCACTGTCTCATAGAACCTGttgagaaaataaaattcataagaaaCCAATTTTAtgtgttgataaaaaattttgAAGACGTGAGACATTTTGATACAGTCGATTTATGCCACAATGAATTACCCGATGAAGTTGCTGTAGTTCACTGTATACTTCATCAAGCTGTTTTGTAAGtatatatgatatgatataatatatgattggacaattcacaccaattgacctagtcccatgctaagctggtgaagcttatGCTTAATGGTTAAGCTtagttatgggtactaggcaacggatatacatacatattatagatagatagacatataaatacatatttaaacacccaagaccctaagcacaacaccaaatgctcatcacatcgatgtttgtctcagccggggatcgaacccgggacccatggattcgcagtcaggggtactaaccactagaccaatgagccgtcatcAAGTATTATAAACTACTGAATAGTAGgtactatattaaatattttatgaagagAAAACGTATTTTTGATAGGTTAAATGAAACTATGCAAAATGATCTAGTTTCTGTTGTggagtttaaaacaaaacagtgtGCACAAGACGTTAATTCAACTTTATACGCGGTGCAAGAGTGTCTCCACCAGTTTGTTCCTAATTTCTTTGATCAACTTCTTGTCGATGCCTATTCAGGTTTGGtacattcttatttatttaaactcaaTAGTCGTATAGACACTTACTTCAATTTTTTCTACAGAAAACtgtgaatatttaaaagtagttAACGCTTCAATGTATGATT contains:
- the LOC125050439 gene encoding uncharacterized protein LOC125050439 codes for the protein MTAQLIIFSILFLCIKEDATSQFQSLDKKFHLVSESYHMAKTLFIQGRNNYDQLKERSLNTTNMFLDLVEMLNDLMAKELRSAVVKFYKVKFLHDFSNYIIHMEEIIDIVDHCLIEPVEKIKFIRNQFYVLIKNFEDVRHFDTVDLCHNELPDEVAVVHCILHQAVLLNETMQNDLVSVVEFKTKQCAQDVNSTLYAVQECLHQFVPNFFDQLLVDAYSENCEYLKVVNASMYDFTTDTWRNSYQALFPQKWGNFVNILKTKLKSANENIQEPLYMTLFSANISSHDIVKALYI